In Nicotiana tabacum cultivar K326 chromosome 2, ASM71507v2, whole genome shotgun sequence, the following proteins share a genomic window:
- the LOC142166396 gene encoding uncharacterized protein LOC142166396 gives MEDLKINRITYSPYHPSANGQAESTNKVIIQNIKKSLEAAKVKWTEELPGVLWAYRTTTKSIMGKIPFSLVYGAEALIPVEVNEEANNEALLVRLDLLDEHRLKSKGWKDIIIRGSISATSKVGDLVLRKVTQSTREVNAGMLGPIWEGPYRVSAITGKGSYALGN, from the coding sequence atggaagatttgaaaatcaatAGGATTACCTATTCACCGTACCATCCAAGTGCTAACGGACAAGCAGAATCAACCAATAAGGTGATTATCCAAAACATTAAAAAGAGTTTAGAAGCTGCTAAAGTTAAATGGACCGAAGAGCTACCAGGTGTACTATGGGCATACCGGACAACGACGAAGTCGATCATGGGAAAAATACCTTTCTCTCTCGTATATGGCGCAGAAGCTCTGATACCGGTGGAAGTAAATGAAGAAGCAAACAATGAGGCGTTGTTGGTAAGGCTGGACTTGTTAGACGAGCATAGGCTCAAAAGCAAAGgatggaaagatattataatcagAGGGTCAATCTCCGCTACTTCAAAAGTAGGAGACTTAGTTTTGAGAAAGGTGACTCAGAGCACTAGGGAAGTCAACGCCGGAATGCTAGGTCCAATATGGGAAGGTCCTTACCGAGTTTCAGCTATTACTGGTAAAGGGTCGTACGCGTTGGGGAATTAA